A stretch of DNA from Gimesia chilikensis:
TTCTTGTGATTGAAGATGATCGTTCTCTCTCTGAAGTTCTCGCATACAATCTGCGACAGGAGAAGTACGATGCCGTGGTGGCCCTGGATGGGATGGACGGGTTACGGCAGGCCCAGTTGAAAACGCCTGACCTGATTATATTAGACCTGATGTTGCCTCAGATGGACGGACTGGAAGTCTGTCGCAGACTGCGATCAGACCCGGTAACCAGTAATGTGCTGATTCTGATGCTGACCGCGAAATCTGAAGAGACCGATCAGGTCGTCGGATTCACGCTGGGGGCTGATGATTACGTGACCAAGCCGTTCAGCGTCAAGATTCTGCTGGAGCGGATCAAGGCTCTGCTTCGTCGACGTGAAAGCAATGGCGAAGCCTCTGATACCATCGTGAGCCAGGGAGTTATGATCGACCGCCGGCGTCACCGGGTGATGATTGACGATGTGCCCATCTCACTGACCCGCAGTGAATTCGAACTGCTGGAAGCGCTGGTTCGTCAGCCGGGTCGGGTGTTCTCCCGCTCTGAGTTGATTGATGCGGCTCTGGGAGACGATGCCCTGGTGCTGGAGCGGACGATTGACGTTCATATCCGGGCTCTGCGTCAGAAACTGGATAAGCACGCGGAGTTGATTGAAACGGTGCGTGGAGTTGGTTACCGATTCCGTGATCCAGACACCGCATTTAAGAAACAGACGACATAAATCGTTTGGCAGAAGGCTGAAACGACACTAAACAGGTCTGCGAGAGCAGGCCTGTTTTTGTTTTGCAATTGGATGTCAGAACTTAAGTGCCTGTTGTGGCTGGGTTAGGGGAGAAAATGGCCCGATTGAGTGTACTGAATGGCACATGAATCGGGATTTCTTTCTATCTGAACTGTCAAAAACTTGCGGAAACGGTAGTTGACAGTCTCAAGAAGGTCGATATACTTATCTTAGTTGAGACTGAGTCTCATGATCGACATTCCACCAGGTCCAAGCCTGAGATCGGGGTTCCAACCGTTTCCTACCTGAGGAACTCCGGGTTTTTCAAGATCACTATCCACGTAAAAAAAGCGTCTGCCACCATGGATGCGACAGACGCCTGGGTATAAGTGTAAGATGTCTACAGTAACCGGAAGCCAGATCGAGCGTGTGGGAGCCACCCCGGCCCCTGAAGTTGCACCACGCCGCCGTTTTCTCTGCCACTGTCTGAAAGTGACTCCAGATCAGGTCCAGCAGTGTATTACTGAGACCCAGGCAGAGACCGTCCACGAAGTAACCCGCGGTTGCGGAGCTGGAAAAGGCTGCACAGCCTGCCATTGCCGCATTAAGGACTTACTGGCAGGGCTGTGTGATGACTGTGGACAGTCCAAGCGACGTTGTCTGTGTGCCGCTCAGCCGGTTTAAACCTGCTATTCGCGAATCTGCTCGGCCAGGTAGTTCTGAATGCCGACCTGTTTGATCAGTTCCAGCTGTGATTCGCACCAGTCGATGCTTTCCTCTGACTCGACGACCATCTGATCCATCAATTCCCGGCTGCCGGCGTCTTTTTCCTGTCGGCAGAGTTCGATGGCTTCGTTGTAGGTTGAGACCCCTTTGGTTTCCAGTTCCAGGCTGTTCTGGATCTGTTCTTCAACAGTCTTACCCACGCGAATGACGTCGTAGCGGGCGATTTCCGGAACGCCATCCAGATAGAGGATGCGATCGATGACCTGCTCGGCGTGTTTCATTTCTTCGATGGATTCGTCGTAGAAGTGCTTGGCCAGTTTGTCAAAGCCCCAGTCTTTGCACATCTTGGAAGAGATGAAGTACAGGTTGATGGCGGTGAGTTCGATTGTCAGGCCATCGTTTAACGCGTCGATTACTTTCTGGCTACCCTTCATTGGTTCTGCTTTCTCAATCTTGTCTTTCCTGCCCCTGCCGAATTCCGGGCGGGAGCAAATGTTGTTGATAATATTTGACTACCGGTAGTATTCGTTAATGGCTCCAATTGTACCAGAGTGAATCTGGCGAAAAATGTCTATTTATATAGATTGAAACGAGATCTCTGACTTCGTGGAGTTCGCAGCGGAGATTTCTGAAACCGGTTCTCAATTACTGCTGTTTTCGGGGGCAAGATTGAGCAGTTCCACTTTCCGGAACTGAACCGGGTGACTTTCCGACTGCAGGGAAATGGTTCCTTTATCCAGCATGATTGGGGCGCCCTGTTCGATCAGCTTCTGGGCATCGGCGTCTTTGGGGTCGAGCTGAGGCTTGGTGTACGACAGCACGGTTTCCCCATCAATGACGTGTTTGATGATCTTGTTGCCTTTGACTTCGACGTCAACGGTCACCCACTGATCGCCCCGATAGGTTTTGGAAGAGGAGTCGATGCAGTGGGGCATGAAGAGTTTGTTGTCCATGACGACATTCGTACCCGGGGTGCAGAGGTTGGCCGTGCTGCGTTTGCCCGTCGGTTTCCCACCCAGCAGCTGGACTTCAATGGAAACCGGAAAACGCTGGTCGAGGGACATGCTTTCGGGGCTCTGGCCGTGGACCATGATACCGCTGTTACGAAATGCCCAGCCCGGTCCGCCTTTGACCTGATCGCCGATGAAACGATATTCCACGCGGATGATGTAGTGGGAAAAGGAGTCTTTGTAGAAGATGTGACCGAATTTTTCATCGAAGGCATCGTAGTGCTCATAGTCGACGGTGAGTAACCCGTCCTTCACCCGAAATGTATCTGCATAATTGACGCCTGGTTCATAACCCCGAATTTTGACCGTCCAGCCATCCAGGTTCTTCCCGTTGAACAGGGGGATCCATTTTTCCTGAGTTGCTTTCTCTTCAGCAGAGAGAGTAGCAGGCAGGCAGAGTGTCAGGCAGAGAGACAGACCGGCAATGAGAGCAGATGCGGTTTTCACGGTTTCATTCCTTCAGGCAGTCGTGCGATGGAGTCGGATTCAAAAGTCAGCAGGTCTCCCCTGGGGGAAGAAGCATTTATTATAAGTGATGCTGAGCTAAATAGCACGTTTTGGCATCAAAGAATCCGTGATTTGGATTCGCGGGTTGCATCGTGTTCAGACAATGAAAAAACGCCCGTTGAATTAACGGGCGTTTCTTTAATTTACATCAGGCCGGAGGCCTGTGGCTGACCTGGTGGTCGGCCGACTGATGAGAATCAGCCTTCTTTCTTGGACTCTTCGCCACCTTCTGGTACTTCTGCACCAGCGCCACCGGTGGTGGAACCAGCTTCAGGAGCAGGAGCTTCGCCAGCAGGTGCTTCGCCTGCAGGAGCTTCAGCAGCGGGCTCTTCAGCAGGTGCAGGAGCTTCGGTAGCAGGCTTGCCGCAACCAACGGCCCAGATTGACATGCTGATGGTGGCGGGCACGACGAACAGTCGGCTCAGTTTTGTGAAAGACATTGAGTTGTCCCTTCCGATTTCGTTGTTCAAAAAAAGTGAGTCACTTGCATTCTGTCAATGAAGACATTCTGTCTAGAAACATTAAAAAATGAGCACCCCCAGATTTCAAGCGCCATCGAGAAACTTTAGATCAGTTTTCAATTTGAATAGGGAGAAACTGAGGTTTTTCTGGCTCTGAGAAACTGGCTTTACTGCAACCGGTTTACTGGTTATAGCGAAATCGCGGGGCGTTGGCAGGGTTCAGGAGTGCGCTGAGAAGCGTCTGGCGGATTGCCAAATTAATACAAAAAGGTCAAGATTAATTTCATTTAATCCATAAAAAACTGGCAAAAATTAGGGGGAAACTGTTTTTCGAATTATCAAAATTTTTATAAGAAACTTTGATATAACAGTTTGCTAATTTGTTCCGGGTTTGTCACACTAATCTCAGTTCTGAGAATTTGATTCTTATTCAAGTAAGTGTCCAGTTTACTCAGGGCTGATATCTGTTCTTATTTTTGCGTCATAATACGCTGAGCGTATTTTTTTCAGTGCGTCACTATTTTACGAACGTGTTTTCTTGAAGTGGTGATCAATTACGAGTGACAATAAACTCCGTTTTATTGTCGAGAGACTTTTAAGTTAGAGGATGGGCTACATGGCCACTGGAACAATCAAAAAAATTACTGAAAAAGGTTTTGGCTTCATCAACGATGGTCAACAGGATATCTTTTTTCATCTCTCATCACTGGACGGAATCACGTTCGATCAACTGGTAGAAGGCCAGACTGTTGAATTCGAAAGCGAAAAAAGCGATCGCGGTCTGCGAGCTGTTCGCGTAACAACATCTGAGTAATTCTACTATCAGTTCCACGCTTCCACAGAATTGCGTAGTACTCCCAGTCCCTGAATCTCTACATCAACCTGGTCTCCAGGTTTTAGGTAGACGGGGGGCTTGCGTGCCATGCCAACTCCTGGTGGCGTCCCGGTAAAGATAATATCGCCTGGTTCCAGTGTCATAAACTGAGACAGGAACTGCACAATCTCTTCGATTGTGAAGATAAACTTATCGGTACAGGAATTCTGCATCACCTCTCCATTCAACGTCAGTTTAATGGAGAGGTTGTTTGCATCCTCGATTTCATCCGAGGTGACCAGATAGGGACCGATCGGTGCAAAGGTGTCTGGTGTTTTACCTAAAAGCCATTGTCCGCCCGGACGTCCGATCTGCCAGTCGCGTGCGGAGACATCGTGTCCGTTCATGTAACCGGCAACGTATTCAAGTGCGTTGTCCAGGTTCGCATTGCGACATGTCTTTCCGATGACGACGACCAGTTCGGCTTCGTAGTCTACCTCTTTGGCCACTTCCGGAATACGAATCGGCTGATCGGGACCTGTGACGGAAGTCGTGAATTTACTGAAGCAAACCGGTTCATCGGGAAAGGCCATGCCTGTTTCCTCGGCGTGATCGCGATAGTTCAGGCCGATGCAGATGACTTTCCCCGGTTGCGGAATCGGAGCGCAGAGCGTACCGGTAATCTGTCGGTCGGCCTCCACGGCCTGTTTCGCAGCTTTACAGGCACGTTCGAGTCCGTCTTCCAGGCTGAGCACGCCCTTTAATGAGGGGGGCAGTGTGTCGTCGAACGCACGCACATCGTAGAAGGTCAACTGACCCTCATGGTCGGTAACTGAAACAACGGTCGGACCCTGTTCTGTGTGTAAAGTGGCTAACTTCATACCCGAGTACTCCCTTCGACGACTGGTTGTGAAACATCAAAAGCTCTTGTTCAGCAGTCGGAAATCTTATGCTCTTGCGCTGATGAGATGTAGTGAACGTCAGCATCATCTCAAGCAGAAATGTGAAAGAATCCCCATCGGGTCCGGGTTTTCCAGTTATGGGGTTTAAATATCCGATACGCATGATTTCCATATCCAGCGGGGATTGCTATGCTGTGAGCAGTGGGTCTGTTCTGCAGAACGGATCAGATCTGACACGCGATTTTGAACTCTTCCTTATCTACAGCGACTGAATATTATGGCCAAAGCGACCTATAAAGATGCCGGCGTTGACCTGGATCTCTATCAGAAAGCCATGTCCTCGATTACTCCCCTTCTGGCAAAAACTCATGTCGCACAGAAATCCAGGGTGATGGAACTCCCCGGCGGTTTCGCAGGACTCTTTCGTCTGAATAATCCTCAACCTGGTCCCGCTGGTCGGCAGTACGAAGATCCTGTCCTGGTCTCCGGGACCGATGGGGTAGGGACTAAGATCAAAGTCGCGATCCAGGCGGGAATCTACAATACGATCGGCATCGACCTGGTGGCGATGTGTGTTAATGACTGTCTCTGCCTGGGTGCCGAACCACTGTTCTTTCTCGATTACATCGCACTCGGAAAAGACGATCCCGAACGGCTGGTTGAATTGATGGAAGGCGTCACTAAAGGTTGTGTGCTCTCAAAAGCGGCTCTGCTGGGTGGAGAAACCGCGATCATGCCCGACCTGTACGGTGACGGGGATTTCGATATGGCCGGATTCTGTGTAGGCGTTGTCGAACGCAACCAGGTGCTGGACGGTCAGGCGATTCAATCAGGTGATGTTGTTCTGGGCCTCGAATCGAGCGGCTTCCATTCCAACGGCTACAGCCTGATCCGTAAAGTCGTATTCGAAATGGCGGGCCTGGATGTCAACGATCAGATTG
This window harbors:
- a CDS encoding response regulator yields the protein MSKKRILVIEDDRSLSEVLAYNLRQEKYDAVVALDGMDGLRQAQLKTPDLIILDLMLPQMDGLEVCRRLRSDPVTSNVLILMLTAKSEETDQVVGFTLGADDYVTKPFSVKILLERIKALLRRRESNGEASDTIVSQGVMIDRRRHRVMIDDVPISLTRSEFELLEALVRQPGRVFSRSELIDAALGDDALVLERTIDVHIRALRQKLDKHAELIETVRGVGYRFRDPDTAFKKQTT
- a CDS encoding (2Fe-2S)-binding protein, yielding MSTVTGSQIERVGATPAPEVAPRRRFLCHCLKVTPDQVQQCITETQAETVHEVTRGCGAGKGCTACHCRIKDLLAGLCDDCGQSKRRCLCAAQPV
- the bfr gene encoding bacterioferritin → MKGSQKVIDALNDGLTIELTAINLYFISSKMCKDWGFDKLAKHFYDESIEEMKHAEQVIDRILYLDGVPEIARYDVIRVGKTVEEQIQNSLELETKGVSTYNEAIELCRQEKDAGSRELMDQMVVESEESIDWCESQLELIKQVGIQNYLAEQIRE
- a CDS encoding DUF1080 domain-containing protein, which gives rise to MKTASALIAGLSLCLTLCLPATLSAEEKATQEKWIPLFNGKNLDGWTVKIRGYEPGVNYADTFRVKDGLLTVDYEHYDAFDEKFGHIFYKDSFSHYIIRVEYRFIGDQVKGGPGWAFRNSGIMVHGQSPESMSLDQRFPVSIEVQLLGGKPTGKRSTANLCTPGTNVVMDNKLFMPHCIDSSSKTYRGDQWVTVDVEVKGNKIIKHVIDGETVLSYTKPQLDPKDADAQKLIEQGAPIMLDKGTISLQSESHPVQFRKVELLNLAPENSSN
- a CDS encoding cold-shock protein, encoding MATGTIKKITEKGFGFINDGQQDIFFHLSSLDGITFDQLVEGQTVEFESEKSDRGLRAVRVTTSE
- a CDS encoding fumarylacetoacetate hydrolase family protein, with the protein product MKLATLHTEQGPTVVSVTDHEGQLTFYDVRAFDDTLPPSLKGVLSLEDGLERACKAAKQAVEADRQITGTLCAPIPQPGKVICIGLNYRDHAEETGMAFPDEPVCFSKFTTSVTGPDQPIRIPEVAKEVDYEAELVVVIGKTCRNANLDNALEYVAGYMNGHDVSARDWQIGRPGGQWLLGKTPDTFAPIGPYLVTSDEIEDANNLSIKLTLNGEVMQNSCTDKFIFTIEEIVQFLSQFMTLEPGDIIFTGTPPGVGMARKPPVYLKPGDQVDVEIQGLGVLRNSVEAWN
- the purM gene encoding phosphoribosylformylglycinamidine cyclo-ligase; translated protein: MAKATYKDAGVDLDLYQKAMSSITPLLAKTHVAQKSRVMELPGGFAGLFRLNNPQPGPAGRQYEDPVLVSGTDGVGTKIKVAIQAGIYNTIGIDLVAMCVNDCLCLGAEPLFFLDYIALGKDDPERLVELMEGVTKGCVLSKAALLGGETAIMPDLYGDGDFDMAGFCVGVVERNQVLDGQAIQSGDVVLGLESSGFHSNGYSLIRKVVFEMAGLDVNDQIEELNQRTVASILLEPTRIYADAINTIFQSFPDKIVISGLAHITGGGLVENVERILPQNRRIDLKRSAWEVPAVFDWLQSLGDIDEAEMFRVFNMGIGLVAIVRAQHAEAVQEKLQSLQIPSHVLGKVTQGDKEVTLS